The Pyxidicoccus sp. MSG2 DNA segment GCTCAACAGCTTCGCTTCCGAAGTGACGCGCGTCGCTCGTGAAGTCGGTACGGAAGGAAAGCTGGGGGGGCAGGCGGAAGTGCGCGGCGTGTCCGGCGTCTGGAAGGACCTGACGGACAACGTGAACTTCATGGCCCGCAACCTCACCACGCAGGTGCGCGGCATCGTCAAGGTCGTGACGGCCGTCGCCAACGGCGACCTGAAGCAGAAGCTCGTCGTCGAAGCGAAGGGCGAGGTGGCCGCGCTCGCGGAGACCATCAACAACATGACGGACACGCTGGGCACCTTCGCCGAGCAGGTGTCCACGGTGGCCCGCGAGGTGGGTGTCGAAGGGAAGCTCGGCGGTCAGGCCCGCGTGCCCGGTGTGGCCGGCACGTGGAAGGACCTCACCGACAACGTGAACTTCATGGCGTCCAACCTCACCACCCAGGTGCGCGGCATCGTGCGCGTGGTGACGGCCGTTGCAAACGGTGACCTGACCCAGAAGCTCATCGTCGACGCGAAGGGCGAGGTGGCGGCGCTCGCGGACACCATCAACAACATGACGGACACGCTGGGCACCTTCGCCGAGCAGGTGTCCACGGTGGCCCGCGAGGTGGGTATCGAAGGAAAGCTGGGCGGCCAGGCCCGCGTGCCCGGTGCGCGGGGCACGTGGCGGCAGCTGACCGACAACGTGAACCAGCTCGCCGGCACCCTGACGAGCCAGCTGCGCGCCATCTCCGACGTCGCCACCGCGGTGACGAAGGGCGACCTGACTCGCAGCATCACCGTCGTCGCGGAAGGCGAAGTCGCCGCGCTGAAGGACAACATCAACCAGATGATCGTCAACCTGCGTGAGACCACGCAGAAGAACCAGGAGCAGGACTGGCTCAAGACGAACCTGGCGAAGTTCTCCGGCATGATGCAGGGCCAGAAGAGCCTGGACGCCGTCAGCCGCCTCATCATGAGCGAGCTGACGCCGCTGGTCTCCGCCCACCACGGCGCCTTCTTCCTCGTGGACGGCGAGTCCGGCACGCCGCTGCTCAAGCTCACCAGCACCTACGCGTACCGGGAGCGCAAGCACATCGCCAACCGGTTCCGCCTGGGCGAGGGGCTCGTCGGTCAGGCCGCCCTGGAGCGGAAGACGATTCTGCTCACCAAGGTGCCCTCGGACTACATCACCATCTCCTCGGGCCTCGGTGAGTCCGCGCCGCTCAACATCATCGTCCTGCCCGTCCTCTTCGAGGGCGAGGTCAAGGCGGTCATCGAGCTGGCGTCGTTCCACCCGTTCAGCGCGATTCACCAGATCTTCCTGGACCAGCTCACCGAGAGCATCGGCGTGGTCCTGAACATGATCATCGCCAACATGCGCACGGAGCAGCTGCTGCTCCAGTCGCAGGGCCTCACGCAGGAGCTGCAGAGCCAGTCCAAGGAGCTCACGCAGCAGCAGGACCAGCTCAAGCGCACCAACATCGAGCTGGAGGAGAAGGCGAAGCTGCTCGAGGAGCAGAACCGGCGCGTCGAGGAGAAGAACAACGAGGTGGAGCGCGCCCGCGTCAGCCTCGAGGAGAAGGCGGAGCAGCTCACCGTCATCTCCAAGTACAAGAGCGAGTTCCTGGCCAACATGAGCCACGAGCTGCGCACGCCGCTCAACTCGCTGCTCATCCTCGCCAAGCTCCTGGCGGACAACAAGGACGGCAACCTCAGCAACAAGCAGGTCGAGTACGCCAACACCATCTACGCGTCCGGCGGAGACCTGCTCAGCCTCATCAACGAGATTCTGGACCTCTCCAAGGTGGAGGCCGGGAAGATGCAGGTGGAGCCGCGGGACATCGTCCTGTCGGAGCTCAACCAGTTCATCGACCGGGGCTTCCGCCCGGTGGCGGAGCAGAAGGGGCTGGCCTTCACGGTGGAGGTGGCGCAGGGCTCGCCGCGGCACATCCGCACGGACCCGCAGCGCCTGCAGCAGGTGCTGAAGAACCTGCTGTCCAACGCCTTCAAGTTCACCGACGAGGGCAGCGTCCGGATGAAGGTGTCGCTGGCCGAGAAGACGGTGCGGTTCGACCACGAGGTGCTCAGGCGCTCGCGGCACGTCCTCGCCTTCGCGGTGACGGACACCGGCATCGGCATCGCCAAGGACAAGCAGCGCCTCATCTTCGAGGCGTTCCAGCAGGCGGACGGCTCCACCGCGCGCAAGTACGGCGGCACCGGCCTGGGCCTCTCCATCAGCCGCGAAATCGCCAAGCTGCTGGGCGGCGAAATCCACGTGCAGAGCGAGCCGAAGAAGGGCAGCACCTTCACGCTGTACCTGCCGCCCGAGTACGTTGGCCCGGAGGACGACGGCCTGCCGCCGCTGTCCGTTACCAGCGACGGCATCCCCCGCGTGCCCGCGGCGCTCGAGCCCCTGTCCGCGGTCTCCGTGCCGCCGGCTCCGGCCCCGGCCCCCGTGACACCGACCGCGGCGGAGAGCAGCCACGTGCTGGATGCGGCCCTGCCGCCGCAGGTGGAGTCCTCGCTCGCGCCCGTCTCGGTGGAGGATGACCGCGAGCACATCCGCGAGGGGGACCGCGTCCTCCTCGTCATCGAAGACGACGTGAAGTTCGCCCGCATCATGGTGCAGATGGCGCGGGAGAAGGGCTTCAAGGCGCTGGTCGCCACCCGCGGTGACACCGGCCTGTCCATGGCCAACGAGTACCAGCCGCACGCGATTACGTTGGACATCCAGCTGCCCGTGGTGGACGGCTGGAGCGTGCTGGACCGCCTCAAGCGCAACGCGCGCACGCGGCACATCCCGGTGCACGTCATCAGCGTCATGGACAAGCACCAGGGCAACGCGCAGGGCGCCTTCGGCTACCTCACCAAGCCCGTCAGCAAGGAGGGCCTGGAGCGCGTCTTCAACCAGCTCTCCAGCTTCCTGGAGCGCAAGGAGCGCAGGCTGCTGCTGGTGGAGGACGACGACGTCCAGCGCGACAGCCTCGTGAAGCTGCTCAGCGAGGGCGGCGACGTGGCCGTCACCGCCGTGGCCACCGGTGAAGAGGTCCTCCAGAAGCTGGAGGAGAACGAGTACGACTGCCTCGTCATCGACCTGCTCCTGCCCGACACGGACGGCACCAAGCTGGTGGAAGAGGTGAAGACGCAGCAGCGCTTCCGGGATTTGCCCATCGTCGTCTACACGGGCAAGGAGCTGACGCCCAAGGACGAGGCCCGGCTGCGCCGCTACACCGGCAGCGTCATCCTCAAGAGCGGCTCCAAGAGCCCGGAGCTCCTGCTCAGCGACACGGCGCTCTTCCTCCACCGCCTGGACCAGAACCTGCCGCCGCGCGCGCGGGCCGCCCTGTCCCAGCGCAACGAGAAGGACGCGGAGCTCACCTCCCGGAAGGTGCTCGTCGTCGACGACGACATGCGCAACATCTTCGCCCTCACCAGCGTGCTGGAGAACCACGGCATGCAGGTGGTCTTCGCGGAGAACGGGCGGGCCGCCATCGAGATGCTGGAGCAGCACCGTGACGTCGACATCGTCCTCATGGACGTGATGATGCCGGAGATGGACGGCTATGAGACCATGCGTGCGATTCGCAAGGACCTCAAGTACGCCAGCCTCCCCATCATCGCCGTCACGGCGAAGGCGCTGAAGGACGACCGCGAGAAGTGCATGGCCGCCGGGGCGAGCGACTACCTGCCCAAGCCGGTGGATACCGACAAGCTGCTCGAGCTCATCCGTTTGTGGGTGAGCGCCTGACAGCCTGAGTGATGGCTAGCACACGGCTGGTCTCCGTCGGGCTTGGGCCCGACGGAGGCTGCGCCTAGCCTCTTGAGCCATCCTTTCATCCCATCTCCATGACGCCTAGCGAACACATCCCGGCCGAACGCACCCAGGACGGCGCCGCACGCCCCCGGGCGAGCATCCTGATGGTGGATGACCACCCGTCCAACCTGCTGGCGTTGGAGGCCATCCTCGATCCGCTGGGTCAGGAGCTGGTGAAGGCCACCAGCGGTGAGGAAGCGCTCAAGTTCCTGCTCAAGCGCGACTTCGCCGTCATCCTGATGGACGTGCAGATGCCGGGGCTGGACGGCTTCCAGACGGCGACCATCATCAAGCAGCGCGAGCGCACGCGCACCATTCCCATCATCTTCCTCACCGCGCTCAGCCGCGACGCGGCCCACGTCTTCAAGGGCTACGCGCACGGCGCGGTGGACTACCTGCTCAAGCCGTTCGACCCGGAAATCCTCCGCTCCA contains these protein-coding regions:
- a CDS encoding HAMP domain-containing protein, which produces MQPLLAALRSVQAGDFSVRLPGGGADAVMDDIARAFNAVVTLNSAMTQEMVRVERVVGREGRMGERVSLGDVRGDWATSINSINALIGDLVQPTTEVARVLVAVAEGDLTQKMALEIDGQPVKGEFLRIGTTVNAMVDQLNSFAAEVTRVAKEVGSDGKLGGQADVKGVSGVWKDLTDNVNLMANNLTAQVRNIAEVSTAVANGDLSKKITVDARGEVFELKSTINTMVDQLNGFASEVTRVAREVGTEGKLGGQAAVPGVSGTWKDLTDNVNFMASNLTTQVRGIVKVVTAVANGDLTQKLMVPSQGEIAALGATLNNMTDTLNVFAQQVTSVARTVGVEGKLGAQAQVPGAAGTWKDLTDNVNLMANNLTAQVRNIAEVTTAVAKGDLSKKITVDVKGEVMELKDTINTMVDQLRAFASEVTRVAREVGTDGKLGGQADVKGVAGVWKDLTDNVNYMASNLTTQVRNIALVTTSVANGDLSKKITVDARGEILELKNTINTMVDQLNSFASEVTRVAREVGTHGKLGGQAEVRGVSGTWKDLTDNVNVMAVNLTTQVRGIAKVVTAVANGDLTQRLKMEAKGEVAELADTINAMTQTLSIFAQQVTDVARTVGVEGKLGAQAVVPGVAGTWKDLTNNVNLLANNLTDQVRNIAEVTTAVAKGDLSRKITVDAKGEVLELKSTINTMVDQLRAFASEVTRVAKEVGTEGKLGGQADVKGVSGVWKDLTDNVNFMASNLTSQVRGIVRVVTAVANGDLSQKLTMEAKGEIAALADTINAMTQTLSIFAQQVTDVARTVGVEGKLGAQAEVPGVAGTWKDLTNNVNLLANNLTAQVRNIAEVTTAVANGDLSKKITVDAKGEVLELKSTINTMVDQLRAFAAEVTRVAKEVGTEGKLGGQADVKGVSGVWKDLTDNVNVLAGNLTDQVRNIAKVTTAVANGDLSQKITVSVKGEVLELKNTINTMVDQLRAFASEVTRVAKEVGTEGKLGGQAAVPGVAGVWKDLTDNVNVLAGNLTDQVRNIAKVTTAVANGDLSQKISVEARGEILELKSTINTMVDQLRAFAAEVTRVAKEVGTDGKLGGQAAVPGVAGTWKDLTDNVNSMASNLTAQVRNIALVTTAVANGDLSKKITVDAKGEILELKDTINIMVDQLNSFASEVTRVAREVGTEGKLGGQAEVRGVSGVWKDLTDNVNFMARNLTTQVRGIVKVVTAVANGDLKQKLVVEAKGEVAALAETINNMTDTLGTFAEQVSTVAREVGVEGKLGGQARVPGVAGTWKDLTDNVNFMASNLTTQVRGIVRVVTAVANGDLTQKLIVDAKGEVAALADTINNMTDTLGTFAEQVSTVAREVGIEGKLGGQARVPGARGTWRQLTDNVNQLAGTLTSQLRAISDVATAVTKGDLTRSITVVAEGEVAALKDNINQMIVNLRETTQKNQEQDWLKTNLAKFSGMMQGQKSLDAVSRLIMSELTPLVSAHHGAFFLVDGESGTPLLKLTSTYAYRERKHIANRFRLGEGLVGQAALERKTILLTKVPSDYITISSGLGESAPLNIIVLPVLFEGEVKAVIELASFHPFSAIHQIFLDQLTESIGVVLNMIIANMRTEQLLLQSQGLTQELQSQSKELTQQQDQLKRTNIELEEKAKLLEEQNRRVEEKNNEVERARVSLEEKAEQLTVISKYKSEFLANMSHELRTPLNSLLILAKLLADNKDGNLSNKQVEYANTIYASGGDLLSLINEILDLSKVEAGKMQVEPRDIVLSELNQFIDRGFRPVAEQKGLAFTVEVAQGSPRHIRTDPQRLQQVLKNLLSNAFKFTDEGSVRMKVSLAEKTVRFDHEVLRRSRHVLAFAVTDTGIGIAKDKQRLIFEAFQQADGSTARKYGGTGLGLSISREIAKLLGGEIHVQSEPKKGSTFTLYLPPEYVGPEDDGLPPLSVTSDGIPRVPAALEPLSAVSVPPAPAPAPVTPTAAESSHVLDAALPPQVESSLAPVSVEDDREHIREGDRVLLVIEDDVKFARIMVQMAREKGFKALVATRGDTGLSMANEYQPHAITLDIQLPVVDGWSVLDRLKRNARTRHIPVHVISVMDKHQGNAQGAFGYLTKPVSKEGLERVFNQLSSFLERKERRLLLVEDDDVQRDSLVKLLSEGGDVAVTAVATGEEVLQKLEENEYDCLVIDLLLPDTDGTKLVEEVKTQQRFRDLPIVVYTGKELTPKDEARLRRYTGSVILKSGSKSPELLLSDTALFLHRLDQNLPPRARAALSQRNEKDAELTSRKVLVVDDDMRNIFALTSVLENHGMQVVFAENGRAAIEMLEQHRDVDIVLMDVMMPEMDGYETMRAIRKDLKYASLPIIAVTAKALKDDREKCMAAGASDYLPKPVDTDKLLELIRLWVSA